In one Corallococcus sp. EGB genomic region, the following are encoded:
- a CDS encoding pilus assembly protein PilP produces the protein MKTFKSTMTAAVMVLTLSACEDKPAAPPPAPPKAAAPAPAPVEEKTEASAAPTFVYTYSPVGKRDPFRSPLEELGPVARDAPERSCNEPLCVFDLDQLKLVAVVTGDASPLAMVEDPLGRGHIVRRNTRVGRQGGKVTQILRDSVTVTEVFTGAKGELISNPVSLQLKADGAKDPAYNLMTGKNWE, from the coding sequence ATGAAGACGTTCAAGTCCACGATGACCGCTGCGGTGATGGTGCTGACCCTGTCCGCGTGTGAGGACAAGCCAGCAGCTCCGCCACCTGCTCCTCCCAAGGCCGCCGCCCCCGCGCCGGCCCCGGTGGAGGAGAAGACCGAGGCGTCGGCGGCGCCAACGTTCGTCTACACCTACAGCCCGGTGGGCAAGCGGGATCCGTTCCGCAGTCCGCTGGAGGAGCTGGGACCGGTGGCGCGTGACGCACCGGAGCGCTCCTGCAACGAACCCCTGTGCGTGTTCGACCTCGACCAGCTCAAGCTGGTGGCGGTCGTCACCGGGGACGCCAGCCCGCTGGCCATGGTCGAGGACCCCCTGGGCCGCGGCCACATCGTCCGGCGCAACACCCGCGTGGGGCGCCAGGGCGGCAAGGTCACACAGATTCTCAGAGACTCGGTCACCGTCACCGAGGTCTTCACGGGGGCCAAGGGCGAGCTCATCAGCAATCCGGTGAGCCTGCAGCTCAAGGCGGATGGAGCGAAGGACCCCGCCTACAACCTGATGACGGGCAAGAACTGGGAGTAG
- a CDS encoding sigma-54 dependent transcriptional regulator — protein sequence MPLFRTVLVADDEPSIRHILTLVLTDKGYDVRAVADGDEALRELSARAYDVLITDVRMPRRDGLSVLRAALAEHPELTVVVMSAYGSQEQALEAVQAGAYDYVQKPFKPEELVLVLRKAEERERLVRQNRRLHEAQLPGTSGGHILGQSAALQAVLKQVARVAPVDTTVLISGESGTGKELIARELHGQSRRAAMPFVAVNCGAIPHGLLESELFGHAKGAFTDARTARRGLFAEADGGTLFLDEVGELPLGAQVKLLRVLQEGEIRPVGESRVERVDVRVVAATLRDLGKLVSQGDFREDLYYRLNVVNLTLPPLRERREDIPLLARAFLQRFNRDLNRDPPVEGFTPEAEALMTAYAWPGNVRELENAVERAVLLAEGTHVAPGSLPEKLWAASAPAPAGTAAPLHAGGDLSLKRAIRELEESYIRAALRRTKGNRTRAAEVLDISHRALLYKIKEYGIDPDAEGART from the coding sequence GACAAGGGCTACGACGTGCGTGCCGTCGCCGACGGTGACGAGGCCCTGCGCGAGCTGTCCGCCCGCGCCTATGACGTCCTCATCACCGACGTGCGCATGCCCCGGCGGGACGGCCTGTCCGTGCTCCGGGCGGCGCTCGCGGAGCACCCCGAGCTCACCGTGGTGGTGATGAGCGCGTACGGCTCCCAGGAGCAGGCGCTGGAGGCAGTGCAGGCGGGCGCGTACGACTACGTCCAGAAGCCCTTCAAGCCGGAGGAGCTCGTCCTCGTCCTGCGCAAGGCGGAGGAGCGCGAGCGGCTGGTCCGCCAGAACCGCCGGCTCCACGAGGCGCAGCTTCCCGGCACGTCCGGGGGGCACATCCTGGGGCAGAGCGCCGCGCTCCAGGCGGTGCTCAAGCAGGTGGCGCGCGTGGCGCCCGTGGACACCACGGTGCTCATCTCCGGGGAGAGCGGCACCGGCAAGGAGCTCATCGCGCGCGAGCTGCACGGCCAGAGCCGCCGCGCCGCCATGCCCTTCGTCGCCGTCAACTGCGGCGCCATCCCGCACGGCCTCCTGGAGAGCGAGCTGTTTGGTCACGCGAAGGGCGCCTTCACCGACGCGCGCACCGCCCGCCGCGGCCTGTTCGCGGAGGCCGACGGCGGCACGCTCTTCCTCGACGAGGTGGGGGAGCTTCCCCTGGGCGCGCAGGTGAAGCTCCTGCGCGTGCTGCAGGAGGGCGAAATCCGCCCGGTGGGGGAGAGCCGCGTGGAGCGCGTGGACGTGCGCGTGGTGGCCGCCACGCTGCGCGACCTGGGCAAGCTGGTGTCCCAGGGCGACTTCCGCGAGGACCTCTACTACCGACTCAACGTCGTGAACCTCACCCTGCCGCCCCTGCGCGAGCGCCGCGAGGACATCCCGCTGCTCGCCCGCGCCTTCCTCCAGCGCTTCAACCGGGACCTCAATCGTGATCCGCCGGTGGAGGGCTTCACCCCGGAGGCCGAGGCCCTGATGACGGCCTACGCCTGGCCCGGCAACGTGCGCGAACTGGAGAACGCCGTGGAGCGCGCCGTGCTGCTGGCGGAAGGCACCCACGTCGCACCCGGCAGCCTCCCGGAGAAGTTGTGGGCGGCTTCCGCACCCGCTCCAGCCGGGACGGCCGCGCCGCTACATGCCGGTGGTGACCTGTCGCTCAAGCGCGCCATCCGGGAGCTGGAGGAGTCCTACATCCGCGCGGCGCTGCGCCGCACGAAGGGCAACCGCACCCGGGCGGCGGAGGTGCTGGACATCAGCCATCGGGCGCTCCTCTACAAGATCAAGGAGTACGGCATCGACCCGGACGCGGAAGGGGCTCGGACCTGA
- the pilM gene encoding type IV pilus assembly protein PilM: MAKGKLALGLDIGSTSIKMIMLKEQRKRGEVGYALQSFGMKPLPPEAIVDGALMNSTAIVQAVQELMSELKVKGKDVAIGVSGHSVIIKKIQMPRMSQDELEESIQWEAEQYIPFDVKDVNIDTQILDGGGNDATGQMDVLLVAAKKDMINDYTTVVSEAGLAPVVVDVDAFAVQNMFSTNYELPEKETVVLINAGASVVNINIIANGVTVFTRDVTIGGNQFTEEIQKQLNVSYEEAEALKIGGNRADADAVVPQDVERVLSSVAEQVAGEIQRSLDFYAGTAADSNFTKVYLSGGTAKIPALFKTIEARTGVPVEILNPFRKIEVDNRKFDPAFIMDVAPMAAVAVGLALRRPGDKLG, encoded by the coding sequence ATGGCGAAGGGCAAACTGGCACTCGGGCTGGATATCGGGTCGACGTCGATCAAGATGATCATGCTCAAGGAGCAGCGCAAGCGCGGTGAAGTCGGCTACGCGCTCCAGAGCTTCGGAATGAAGCCGCTGCCTCCCGAGGCCATCGTGGACGGCGCGCTCATGAACTCCACGGCCATCGTTCAGGCCGTCCAGGAGCTGATGTCCGAGCTGAAGGTCAAGGGCAAGGACGTCGCCATCGGCGTGTCCGGCCACTCGGTCATCATCAAGAAGATCCAGATGCCCCGCATGAGCCAGGACGAGCTCGAGGAGAGCATCCAGTGGGAGGCGGAGCAGTACATCCCCTTCGACGTGAAGGACGTGAACATCGACACGCAGATCCTGGACGGCGGCGGCAACGACGCCACCGGCCAGATGGACGTCCTGCTCGTCGCCGCCAAGAAGGACATGATCAACGACTACACCACCGTGGTCTCCGAGGCGGGCCTCGCGCCGGTGGTGGTGGACGTGGACGCGTTCGCCGTCCAGAACATGTTCTCCACGAACTACGAGCTGCCGGAGAAGGAGACCGTCGTCCTCATCAACGCCGGCGCCTCCGTGGTGAACATCAACATCATCGCCAACGGCGTCACCGTCTTCACCCGTGACGTGACCATCGGCGGCAACCAGTTCACCGAAGAGATCCAGAAGCAGCTCAACGTCTCCTATGAGGAGGCGGAGGCGCTGAAGATCGGCGGCAACCGCGCGGACGCGGACGCCGTGGTTCCCCAGGACGTGGAGCGCGTGCTCTCCAGCGTGGCGGAGCAGGTGGCCGGCGAAATCCAGCGCTCGCTGGACTTCTACGCGGGCACCGCCGCGGACTCGAACTTCACCAAGGTCTACCTCTCCGGCGGCACCGCGAAGATCCCCGCCCTGTTCAAGACCATCGAGGCGCGGACCGGCGTGCCGGTGGAGATCCTCAACCCGTTCCGGAAGATTGAAGTGGACAACCGCAAGTTCGACCCCGCGTTCATCATGGACGTGGCGCCCATGGCCGCGGTGGCCGTGGGACTGGCGCTCCGGCGTCCGGGCGACAAGCTGGGCTGA
- a CDS encoding type 4a pilus biogenesis protein PilO: protein MEKYLDQLAKAPPAAKFGGLAALVVLLTVANFFSFIQPTEEDIVRRTAERRKLDLELAEKSEIAQNLNERRREMDVLEQKLAEALTELPERRDMEELLAQINDIGKKSGLEISRVEPDKEYVSGNEFFARIPIKMTVSGNYHEIAMFLQEMANMRRIVNVNNIKLDNATLKNEKVVLQSSFLATTFRFIETKKN, encoded by the coding sequence ATGGAAAAATACCTGGATCAACTCGCGAAGGCCCCCCCCGCAGCGAAGTTCGGCGGGCTCGCGGCCCTCGTCGTCCTCTTGACCGTGGCCAACTTCTTCTCCTTCATCCAGCCCACGGAAGAGGACATCGTGCGCAGGACCGCGGAGCGCCGGAAGCTGGACCTGGAGCTCGCGGAGAAGAGCGAGATCGCCCAGAACCTCAACGAGCGCCGCCGTGAGATGGACGTGCTCGAGCAGAAGCTGGCGGAGGCCCTCACGGAGCTGCCCGAGCGGCGCGACATGGAGGAGCTGCTCGCGCAGATCAACGACATCGGGAAGAAGTCCGGCCTGGAGATCTCCCGCGTGGAGCCTGACAAGGAGTACGTCAGTGGCAACGAGTTCTTCGCGCGCATCCCCATCAAGATGACGGTGAGCGGCAACTACCACGAGATCGCCATGTTCCTGCAGGAGATGGCGAACATGCGCCGCATCGTGAACGTCAACAACATCAAGCTCGATAACGCGACACTGAAGAACGAGAAGGTGGTCCTCCAGAGCAGCTTCCTGGCGACGACGTTCCGGTTCATCGAGACGAAGAAAAACTAG
- the pilQ gene encoding type IV pilus secretin PilQ encodes MLEQSAVTRGKWIMATAWAVVLASAKVYGADLNTLKDLQVTRTGAGAQVVVTGNRPPTFTVFRLSGPERLVVDLSSADATGIKGHHDGTGPVSGVVAAQFSDARASVGRVLVALDQASQYDVRAEGNRVVISVDGSPVAPAAATAQAPQAPVEAKSADAAPKPAAAQAVAAAPVKDTSAPVEAMVALVPEAGTSSKAAASQAPGRENVVATEADEREVAHPAQRITRLSLDGDALRVATDGEISRYEVLELVDPPRLAVDVYGVGLSAKAPKVKGNLLKDVRVGAHEDKVRLVLVAKGDMPAYRVDRAERGLEVVLGGAVARKPKPAQPRDAVAETEPLRPQPVLAQDAAKPQPAVAQAAPQPAVVEVKDLSFDESPSGGRVQLKLSGATAWKVDRPDPRSAVLTLENARLPKKLERSLDTSALDTPVKMISAFSVPGEGRKVRLVVAADGAIEENVTQGANSLSWRLDVQGVKTEEVAVTQRTAGFTAEAPAYAAEGAPQQARYRGKRVSFEFKDIDIQNLLRVIAEISKRNIVVADDVSGRVTIRLRNVPWDQALDLILRTKQLGQEQVGNIIRIAPLKTLEEEARLRQERKKSLQQQEDLLVSLVPVNYAVAGDMSARVKDVLSDRGSVTVDTRTNVLIIKDIRSNTEKARALVRSLDTQTPQVLIESRIVEASTTFSRALGVQWGGQTRFSTATGNPTGLIFPSAIGVTGGAGGTAPGVPTQPNFAVNLPAAVGEGLGGAMGFAFGSAGGAVQLNLRLSAAETEGTVKTISSPKVTTLDNNTARISQGLSIPFSQTSAGGVNTTFVEARLSLEVTPHITQDGSILMSIAAQNNQPDPSNTGANGQPSIQRKEANTQVLVKDGDTTVIGGIYVRRGSTSRDSVPFLSKIPVLGFFFRSSSETDERQELLIFITPRILNRQTIAQSL; translated from the coding sequence ATGCTCGAGCAGAGCGCTGTGACGAGGGGCAAGTGGATCATGGCGACCGCATGGGCGGTCGTCCTGGCAAGCGCCAAGGTGTACGGCGCGGATCTCAATACGCTGAAGGACCTGCAGGTGACCCGGACAGGAGCCGGTGCCCAGGTCGTGGTGACCGGGAACCGGCCGCCCACCTTCACCGTCTTCCGGCTCAGCGGGCCGGAGCGGCTGGTGGTGGACCTGTCGTCCGCGGACGCCACCGGCATCAAGGGGCACCACGACGGCACCGGTCCGGTGTCCGGCGTGGTCGCCGCCCAGTTCTCCGACGCGCGCGCCAGCGTGGGCCGCGTGCTGGTGGCGCTCGACCAGGCCTCCCAGTACGACGTCCGCGCCGAGGGCAACCGCGTGGTCATCTCCGTGGACGGCTCGCCGGTGGCCCCCGCCGCCGCGACCGCCCAGGCTCCGCAGGCTCCGGTGGAGGCGAAGTCCGCGGACGCCGCGCCGAAGCCCGCCGCCGCGCAGGCGGTCGCCGCCGCGCCGGTGAAGGATACGTCCGCGCCGGTGGAGGCCATGGTCGCGCTGGTGCCGGAGGCGGGGACGTCCTCCAAGGCGGCCGCGTCCCAGGCCCCGGGCCGTGAGAATGTGGTCGCCACGGAAGCGGATGAGCGCGAGGTGGCCCACCCGGCCCAGCGCATCACCCGGCTCTCCCTGGATGGGGACGCGCTGCGCGTCGCCACCGACGGCGAGATCTCCCGCTACGAGGTCCTGGAGTTGGTGGATCCTCCGCGCCTGGCCGTGGACGTGTACGGCGTGGGCCTGAGCGCGAAGGCGCCCAAGGTGAAGGGCAACCTGCTCAAGGACGTGCGCGTGGGCGCGCACGAGGACAAGGTTCGCCTGGTCCTCGTGGCCAAGGGTGACATGCCCGCCTACCGCGTGGACCGCGCCGAGCGCGGCCTGGAGGTGGTGCTGGGTGGCGCGGTGGCGCGCAAGCCCAAGCCCGCGCAGCCCCGCGACGCGGTGGCGGAGACCGAGCCCCTGCGCCCGCAGCCCGTGCTGGCCCAGGACGCGGCGAAGCCGCAGCCCGCCGTGGCGCAGGCCGCGCCGCAGCCGGCGGTGGTGGAGGTCAAGGACCTGTCCTTCGACGAGAGCCCCTCGGGCGGCCGCGTGCAGCTGAAGCTGTCCGGCGCGACGGCGTGGAAGGTGGACCGGCCGGATCCGCGCAGCGCGGTGCTGACGCTGGAGAACGCGCGCCTGCCCAAGAAGCTGGAGCGCAGCCTGGACACCAGCGCGCTGGACACGCCGGTGAAGATGATCAGCGCCTTCAGCGTGCCGGGTGAGGGCCGCAAGGTGCGCCTGGTGGTCGCCGCGGACGGCGCCATCGAGGAGAACGTCACCCAGGGCGCCAACAGCCTGAGCTGGCGGCTGGACGTGCAGGGCGTGAAGACGGAGGAGGTGGCCGTCACCCAGCGCACCGCCGGCTTCACGGCGGAGGCCCCGGCTTACGCGGCGGAGGGCGCGCCCCAGCAGGCGCGCTACCGCGGCAAGCGCGTGTCCTTCGAGTTCAAGGACATCGACATCCAGAACCTGCTGCGCGTCATCGCGGAGATCTCCAAGCGTAACATCGTGGTGGCCGACGACGTGTCGGGCCGCGTGACCATCCGCCTGCGCAACGTGCCCTGGGACCAGGCGCTGGACCTCATCCTGCGCACCAAGCAGCTGGGCCAGGAGCAGGTGGGCAACATCATCCGCATCGCGCCGCTGAAGACCCTGGAAGAGGAGGCGCGGCTGCGCCAGGAGCGCAAGAAGTCGCTGCAGCAGCAGGAGGACCTGCTGGTCAGCCTGGTGCCGGTGAACTACGCGGTGGCCGGTGACATGTCGGCGCGCGTGAAGGACGTGCTCAGCGACCGCGGCTCGGTGACGGTGGACACGCGCACCAACGTGCTCATCATCAAGGACATCCGCTCCAACACGGAGAAGGCGCGCGCCCTGGTGCGCAGCCTGGACACGCAGACGCCGCAGGTCCTCATCGAGAGCCGCATCGTGGAGGCGAGCACCACCTTCAGCCGCGCCCTGGGCGTGCAGTGGGGCGGTCAGACGCGCTTCTCCACGGCGACCGGCAATCCCACGGGCCTCATCTTCCCCAGCGCCATCGGCGTGACGGGCGGCGCCGGCGGTACCGCGCCGGGCGTTCCCACCCAGCCCAACTTCGCGGTGAACCTGCCGGCGGCGGTGGGTGAGGGCCTCGGTGGCGCCATGGGCTTTGCCTTCGGCTCCGCGGGCGGCGCCGTGCAGCTGAACCTGCGCCTGTCTGCGGCGGAGACGGAGGGCACGGTGAAGACCATCTCGTCGCCCAAGGTGACCACGCTGGACAACAACACGGCCCGCATCAGCCAGGGTCTCTCCATCCCGTTCAGCCAGACGTCGGCCGGCGGTGTGAACACGACCTTCGTGGAAGCGCGCCTGTCGCTGGAAGTCACGCCGCACATCACCCAGGACGGCAGCATCCTCATGTCCATCGCGGCGCAGAACAACCAGCCGGACCCGTCCAACACGGGCGCCAACGGCCAGCCGTCCATCCAGCGCAAGGAGGCCAACACCCAGGTGCTGGTGAAGGATGGCGACACGACGGTCATCGGCGGCATCTACGTGCGCCGCGGTAGCACGTCTCGTGACTCGGTGCCCTTCCTGTCGAAGATTCCCGTGCTCGGCTTCTTCTTCAGGAGCAGCTCCGAGACGGATGAGCGGCAGGAGTTGCTCATCTTCATCACGCCCCGCATCCTCAACCGGCAGACCATCGCGCAGAGCCTCTGA
- a CDS encoding PilN domain-containing protein, translated as MMIRINLLPVRAVKKREMGQQILAIYALALIAAVVGNYFWFKNRDDELEKAKVGITQTRAKIAELEKVIGEVTNINARKKEVESKLAVLDTLRKGRNGPVRMLDALSSAMPKKVWLKDFVESSNSVTINGSAVSHDEVAELMRGLGGMVWTPKGMGRLVDQGRGASKTSRVELFNTETASVEEFSAGDIKPFFGNIELTNAVQSKPVQAGAPSFVDFKLTLTANYAI; from the coding sequence ATGATGATCCGAATCAACCTGCTGCCCGTCCGGGCGGTGAAGAAGCGGGAGATGGGCCAGCAGATTCTGGCCATCTACGCCCTGGCCCTGATCGCCGCGGTGGTGGGAAACTACTTCTGGTTCAAGAACCGCGACGACGAGCTGGAGAAGGCCAAGGTGGGCATCACCCAGACTCGCGCGAAGATCGCGGAGCTGGAGAAGGTCATCGGCGAGGTGACCAACATCAACGCCCGCAAGAAGGAAGTGGAGAGCAAGCTCGCGGTGCTGGACACGCTGCGCAAGGGCCGCAACGGGCCGGTGCGCATGCTGGACGCGCTGTCCTCCGCCATGCCCAAGAAGGTGTGGCTCAAGGACTTCGTCGAGTCCTCCAACAGCGTCACCATCAATGGCTCCGCGGTCAGCCATGACGAGGTCGCGGAGCTGATGCGCGGCCTGGGCGGCATGGTGTGGACGCCCAAGGGCATGGGGCGCCTGGTGGATCAGGGCCGCGGCGCCTCCAAGACTTCGCGCGTGGAGCTCTTCAACACGGAGACCGCGAGCGTGGAGGAGTTCTCCGCGGGCGACATCAAGCCCTTCTTCGGGAACATCGAACTGACCAACGCCGTGCAGTCCAAGCCCGTCCAGGCCGGCGCCCCGTCGTTCGTTGACTTCAAGCTCACCCTCACCGCCAACTACGCCATCTGA